The following proteins come from a genomic window of Malus domestica chromosome 02, GDT2T_hap1:
- the LOC139189792 gene encoding rust resistance kinase Lr10-like produces the protein MQKLFISSFCILLLVFFKRVGASQYVCPESECGDDQGPAIHFPLRISRTHHCGNPGLECNGRYEQQILVKLFIKQIDYKRQEIQVHPPSNCLLLKPVEITNVPPSPFYLSNFSISNVTLFSCPTVARVTYAYQDPCLGDPGRRIYAIDSKHQLEYLFQNLQSCSKMYDVLSVPFGYWKGNGYILQFKWSKPNCTECEAQGKRCRWNNNGTNSEIECQHVRKPSNTWKLVVTGGILGALLLVLLMIAAFRVYSADRKEKESQLRIERFLEDYKALKPSRYSYADIKRITNQFKDKLGEGAYGTVFKGMLSSEFFIAVKVLNSSKGDGEEFINEVRTMGHIHHVNVARLVGFCADGFIRALVYEFFPNGSLQDFISSAGSKNSFLGWDKLQDIALGIAKGIEYLHQGCDLRILHFDIKPHNVLLDQNFTPKISDFGLAKLCSKDQSLVSMTTARGTIGYIAPEVFSRNFGNVSYKADVYSFGMLLLEMVGGRKNIGVTIDNNTDEIYHPQWIYNLLEEGDDLRIHIGEEEDGKIPKKLAIIGLWCIQWHPSDRPSMKTAVQMLEGGGESLTVPPNPFMPTGPTTRNVRRLELEAIAELE, from the exons ATGCAGAAATTGTTCATCTCTTCCTTTTGCATATTGTTGCTGGTTTTCTTCAAACGAGTTGGAGCAAGCCAATATGTGTGCCCGGAATCCGAGTGTGGTGATGATCAAGGCCCGGCTATCCATTTCCCCTTACGCATCAGCCGCACACATCATTGTGGAAATCCTGGGCTTGAATGCAATGGGAGATATGAGCAGCAAATATTAGTAAAATTATTTATCAAACAGATAGATTACAAGCGTCAGGAAATCCAAGTGCATCCCCCAAGCAACTGCCTGCTGCTAAAGCCCGTCGAAATCACAAACGTGCCACCCTCTCCCTTCTACTTGTCAAATTTTAGCATCAGTAACGTTACCTTATTCAGTTGTCCTACTGTTGCAAGAGTTACGTATGCGTATCAAGACCCCTGCCTAGGTGACCCTGGCCGCAGAATTTATGCCATTGATTCAAAACATCAATTAGAATATCTCTTCCAGAATCTACAATCTTGTTCAAAGATGTATGATGTTTTATCAGTTCCATTTGGCTATTGGAAGGGTAATGGCtatattcttcaattcaaatGGTCGAAACCAAATTGTACAGAATGTGAAGCACAGGGAAAGAGGTGTAGATGGAACAACAATGGCACCAACAGTGAAATTGAATGTCAACACGTGAGGAAACCAA GCAACACATGGAAATTAGTGGTTACAGGTGGAATCCTCGGTGCTTTGCTACTTGTTCTACTGATGATTGCAGCATTTCGGGTATACAGCGCTGATAGGAAGGAAAAAGAGAGTCAATTAAGAATTGAAAGATTCTTGGAGGATTACAAAGCACTCAAACCAAGCAGGTATTCGTATGCAGATATTAAGAGGATTACAAATCAATTCAAGGACAAGTTGGGCGAAGGAGCCTATGGAACTGTCTTCAAAGGAATGCTCTCTTCTGAATTCTTTATTGCTGTCAAAGTCCTCAACAGTTCTAAGGGAGATGGGGAAGAGTTCATAAACGAAGTGCGAACGATGGGTCATATCCACCACGTCAACGTGGCTCGCTTGGTTGGATTTTGTGCTGATGGATTTATACGAGCTCTTGTTTACGAGTTCTTCCCCAACGGTTCCCTGCAGGATTTCATTTCATCCGCAGGTAGTAAGAATTCCTTTCTTGGTTGGGATAAGCTGCAAGATATTGCCCTAGGCATAGCCAAAGGAATTGAATACCTTCACCAGGGATGTGATCTACGAATCCTGCATTTCGATATCAAACCCCATAACGTGTTGCtagaccaaaacttcactccaAAAATTTCTGATTTTGGTTTGGCCAAGTTATGTTCCAAGGATCAAAGCTTGGTGTCCATGACTACAGCGAGGGGGACCATTGGCTACATTGCACCTGAAGTGTTCTCCAGGAATTTCGGAAATGTGTCTTACAAGGCAGATGTTTATAGCTTTGGAATGCTGCTGCTTGAGATGGtaggaggaaggaagaatatTGGTGTAACCATAGATAACAATACAGATGAAATTTACCATCCACAGTGGATTTATAATCTTCTAGAGGAAGGGGATGACCTACGAATCCAtattggggaagaagaagatggtaaAATTCCAAAGAAACTTGCAATTATAGGGTTATGGTGTATCCAATGGCACCCGTCGGATCGTCCTTCCATGAAAACAGCGGTTCAAATGttagaaggaggaggagaaagcTTGACTGTGCCGCCTAATCCCTTCATGCCTACAGGTCCTACAACTAGAAATGTAAGACGCCTAGAGCTAGAAGCAATTGCTGAATTAGAGTAA
- the LOC103408443 gene encoding rust resistance kinase Lr10-like — protein MEISGSRSFTLSLAFLLLCFCSETCAKSCTSSCGHIHNISYPFRLDDDPKHCGNVMYTMSCESNITVLDIPSSGKYYVQAINYDKKTIRIVDFGLQSNNCSSMPQNIPPNTNLYWSWPSTTSIYYLMCSNPLNSSLYVDTASCLNNTSSSSQPKTYSYVKVGEIEVWDLDAGCSAEWMTLAPVDYVDYSNVSYKDIHDALMYGFELGFERPYAIRCQGKYWTGNYVSTCFPQTISGFFQFLWQQISHERIWLPGKLSSLLHNNYIVRGWVIVICIGLLFLAKIIFGVPVVTAFLIYRWRRRHLSMYSTIEDFLQCDNNFMPIRYSYSDIKKMTRRFKHKLGEGGFGTVFKGKLRSGRFVAVKVLGKPKANGQDFISEIATIGRIHHANVVQLVGYCVEGSKRALVYDFMPNGSLDKYIYSKEGSLPLTIKNMYEISLGVAQGIEYLHQGCEMQILHFDIKPHNILLDQNFKAKVSDFGLAKLYPIDNSIVPLTAARGTLGYIAPELFYKNIGGVSYKADVYSFGMLLMEMASRRKNWNARVEHSSQNYFPVWVYDQYIVGNDLEMDNVTEEEKKVIRKMVITALWCIQMKPSDRPSMSKVVKMLGGDVECLQMPLRPSLCPQETPVTVGNIQVNKSNPICSNVELTCSLSAR, from the exons atggaaattagTGGAAGCAGGTCCTTCACCCTAAGCTtagcctttcttcttctttgcttttGCAGTGAAACTTGTGCCAAGTCATGTACTTCATCCTGCGGCCATATCCACAACATCAGCTATCCTTTTCGACTGGACGATGACCCGAAGCACTGCGGCAACGTTATGTATACTATGTCCTGCGAGAGCAACATTACAGTACTAGACATACCTTCTTCCGGAAAATACTACGTCCAGGCAATCAACTACGATAAGAAGACAATCCGAATTGTAGATTTTGGCCTTCAGAGCAACAATTGCTCTTCCATGCCTCAAAATATTCCGCCCAACACTAATCTATATTGGTCATGGCCTTCAACAACATCTATATATTACTTGATGTGTTCGAATCCATTGAATTCTTCTCTGTACGTGGACACTGCTTCATGCTTGAATAACACAAGTTCTTCGAGCCAACCAAAAACGTATAGCTATGTCAAGGTCGGGGAAATAGAAGTATGGGATTTGGATGCGGGTTGCAGTGCAGAGTGGATGACTTTGGCTCCCGTCGACTACGTTGATTACAGCAACGTCTCTTATAAAGACATACACGATGCGCTCATGTATGGCTTCGAGCTTGGATTTGAGAGGCCTTATGCAATACGCTGCCAAGGCAAATATTGGACCGGGAATTATGTGTCTACATGTTTTCCGCAGACCATTTCAG GTTTCTTTCAATTTCTGTGGCAGCAAATCA GTCATGAAAGGATCTGGTTGC CTGGCAAGTTGAGTTCATTGTTACACAACAACTACATCG TACGTGGATGGGTTATAGTCATATGCATCG GGTTACTTTTCCTAgccaaaataatttttggagttccAGTTGTGACTGCATTTTTAATCTATAGATGGCGCAGAAGGCATTTGTCTATGTATAGCACAATAGAAGATTTTCTACAATGCGATAACAACTTCATGCCTATAAGGTACTCTTACTCGGACATCAAGAAAATGACTCGCAGGTTCAAGCACAAGTTGGGTGAAGGTGGCTTTGGCACTGTATTTAAAGGAAAGCTCCGCAGTGGCCGTTTTGTAGCAGTTAAAGTCTTGGGCAAGCCCAAAGCTAATGGTCAAGATTTTATTAGCGAAATAGCTACGATCGGAAGGATTCACCATGCTAATGTGGTGCAACTTGTTGGATATTGTGTCGAGGGATCAAAGCGCGCTCTAGTATATGACTTCATGCCTAATGGCTCTCTTGATAAATACATTTATTCCAAAGAAGGAAGTCTTCCCTTGACTATCAAGAACATGTACGAGATTTCTCTTGGAGTGGCTCAAGGGATTGAATATCTACATCAAGGTTGTGAAATGCAAATTCTACATTTCGACATCAAGCCTCATAACATTCTTCTTGATCAGAACTTTAAAGCAAAGGTTTCTGACTTTGGGCTTGCAAAATTGTATCCCATAGATAATAGCATTGTCCCTTTGACGGCAGCACGAGGTACGTTGGGGTATATTGCTCCTGAGTTGTTCTACAAAAATATTGGAGGCGTCTCATACAAGGCAGATGTCTATAGTTTTGGAATGTTGTTGATGGAAATGGCAAGCAGAAGGAAGAATTGGAATGCAAGGGTAGAGCATTCAAGCCAAAACTACTTCCCAGTGTGGGTGTACGATCAGTATATAGTGGGAAATGACTTAGAAATGGACAATGTTACAGAGGaggaaaagaaagtaataagaaAGATGGTTATAACCGCCTTGTGGTGTATTCAAATGAAACCAAGTGATCGCCCTTCGATGTCCAAAGTTGTCAAAATGCTTGGAGGAGATGTTGAATGTCTGCAAATGCCTCTCAGGCCTTCTCTATGCCCACAAGAGACGCCTGTGACTGTGGGCAATATTCAAGTCAATAAATCGAACCCAATATGTTCTAATGTGGAGCTAACATGTTCATTGTCAGCTAGGTGA